In Felis catus isolate Fca126 chromosome A3, F.catus_Fca126_mat1.0, whole genome shotgun sequence, a single genomic region encodes these proteins:
- the CYP1B1 gene encoding cytochrome P450 1B1: MATGLGPDAPLQPSALSTQQTTLLLLLSVLAAVHVGQWLLRQRRRQPGSAPPGPFAWPLIGNAAAMGPAPHLSFARLARRYGDVFQIRLGNCPVVVLNGERAIRQALVQQGAAFADRPRFASFRVVSGGRSLAFGQYSQSWKTQRRAAQSAMRAFCTRQPRSRRVLEGHVLGEARELVELLVRGSAGGAYVDPRPLTVVAVANVMSAVCLGCRYSHDDAEFCELLSHNDKFGRTVGAGSLVDVLPWLQRFPNPVRTAFREFEQLNHNFSNFVLNKFLKHRESLQHGAAPRDMMDAFILSAGTAEAAEGSDDGGARLDVEYVPATVTDIFGASQDTLSTALQWLLILFTRYPEVQARVQAELDQVVGRDRLPCLQDQPNLPYVMAFLYEAMRFSSFVPVTIPHATATSASVLGYHIPKDTVVFVNQWSVNHDPEKWPNPEDFDPARFLDKDGFIDKDLASSVMIFSVGKRRCIGEELSKMQLFLFISILAHECNFKANPDEPPKMDFDYGLTIKPKSFKINVTLRESMELLDSAVQKLQAEEDCQCEARSKLEC, translated from the exons ATGGCCACCGGCCTCGGTCCCGACGCTCCCCTGCAGCCGAGCGCGCTGTCCACCCAGCAGACCACGCTCCTGCTGCTCCTGTCGGTGCTGGCCGCGGTGCACGTGGGCCAGTGGCTGCTgaggcagcggcggcggcagccggGGTCCGCGCCGCCCGGCCCCTTCGCCTGGCCGCTGATCGGAAACGCGGCGGCGATGGGCCCGGCGCCGCACCTCTCGTTCGCGCGCCTCGCACGGCGCTACGGCGACGTCTTCCAGATCCGCCTGGGCAACTGCCCGGTGGTGGTGCTGAACGGCGAGCGCGCCATCCGCCAGGCGCTGGTGCAGCAGGGCGCCGCCTTCGCCGACCGGCCGCGCTTCGCCTCCTTTCGAGTGGTGTCGGGCGGCCGCAGCCTGGCTTTCGGCCAGTACTCCCAGAGCTGGAAGACGCAGCGGCGCGCGGCGCAGAGCGCCATGCGAGCCTTCTGCACGCGCCAGCCGCGCAGCCGGCGCGTCCTCGAGGGCCACGTGCTGGGCGAGGCGCGCGAGCTGGTGGAGCTGCTGGTGCGCGGCAGCGCGGGCGGCGCCTACGTCGACCCGCGGCCGCTGACCGTGGTGGCGGTGGCCAACGTCATGAGCGCCGTGTGCTTGGGCTGCCGCTACAGCCACGACGACGCGGAGTTCTGCGAGCTGCTCAGCCACAACGACAAATTCGGGCGCACGGTGGGCGCGGGCAGCTTGGTGGACGTGCTGCCCTGGCTGCAGCGCTTCCCCAACCCGGTGCGCACCGCCTTCCGCGAGTTCGAGCAGCTCAACCACAACTTCAGCAACTTCGTCCTCAACAAGTTCCTGAAGCACCGAGAAAGCCTGCAGCACGGGGCCGCCCCCCGCGACATGATGGACGCCTTCATCCTCTCCGCGGGGACGGCGGAGGCGGCGGAGGGCTCGGACGACGGCGGCGCGCGGCTGGACGTGGAGTACGTGCCGGCCACTGTCACCGACATCTTCGGCGCCAGCCAGGACACGCTCTCCACCGCGCTGCAGTGGCTGCTCATCCTTTTCACCAG GTATCCTGAAGTGCAGGCTCGGGTCCAGGCAGAACTGGATCAAGTCGTGGGTAGAGACCGCCTACCCTGCCTGCAAGACCAGCCCAACCTGCCCTACGTCATGGCCTTTCTTTACGAAGCCATGCGCTTCTCCAGCTTTGTGCCCGTCACCATTCCTCACGCCACCGCCACCAGTGCCTCCGTCCTGGGCTACCACATTCCCAAGGACACAGTGGTTTTTGTTAACCAGTGGTCCGTGAATCATGACCCGGAGAAGTGGCCTAACCCAGAGGACTTTGATCCAGCCCGGTTCTTGGACAAGGACGGCTTCATCGACAAGGACCTGGCCAGCAGCGTGATGATTTTTTCAGTAGGCAAACGGCGGTGCATTGGGGAGGAGCTCTCCAAGATGCagctctttcttttcatttccatcctGGCTCACGAGTGCAATTTCAAGGCCAATCCAGACGAACCCCCGAAAATGGATTTTGATTACGGTCTGACCATTAAACCCAAGTCATTTAAAATCAACGTCACTCTCAGAGAGTCCATGGAGCTCCTCGATAGTGCTGTCCAAAAGTTACAAGCTGAGGAGGACTGTCAGTGTGAGGCCAGAAGCAAGCTGGAATGTTAG